One region of Rhodospirillaceae bacterium genomic DNA includes:
- a CDS encoding helix-turn-helix domain-containing protein has translation MPRHTPSAGSAPLHVSLVAIPEAVVSTLGGIFDVMNAFAILPAMATRGAPPFKVEIVGLRTGPLQLASRVPMTVQRSFLKIEQSDIIIVPSILLGPEGWIKGRHPELVDWLRAMHRRGALICSACSGIFVIAETGLFDGMDATVHFAHTREFAAAFPKVKIHPERVLVIAGKRDELVSSGASMTWHDLVLYLIGRHAGATAAQEVARSFALQWHQDGLAPYMVFEGRNDHGDLAIRAAQDWVASHFSVANPLEEMIKRAGLTERTFKRRFTSATGLSPIAYVQRLRIEDAKRRLERTEVAVDEISWLVGYEEAAFFRRLFKRITGLTPGTYRRRFRIPAFARPMAKGR, from the coding sequence ATGCCGCGACATACCCCATCCGCCGGATCGGCGCCGCTCCATGTGAGCCTTGTCGCCATACCCGAAGCCGTGGTGTCGACGCTGGGTGGCATCTTCGATGTGATGAACGCCTTTGCGATCCTGCCGGCCATGGCGACCCGCGGGGCGCCGCCCTTCAAGGTCGAGATCGTCGGCTTGCGGACCGGCCCTCTGCAGCTGGCAAGCCGGGTGCCGATGACTGTGCAGCGCAGCTTCCTGAAGATCGAGCAGAGCGACATCATCATCGTGCCCTCGATCCTGCTGGGGCCGGAAGGGTGGATCAAGGGGCGGCATCCCGAACTGGTCGACTGGCTGCGCGCCATGCACAGGCGAGGTGCCCTCATCTGCTCGGCCTGTTCGGGCATTTTCGTCATCGCCGAGACGGGGCTGTTCGACGGCATGGATGCAACGGTGCATTTTGCCCATACGCGTGAATTCGCCGCCGCCTTCCCCAAGGTCAAGATCCATCCGGAACGGGTGCTGGTGATCGCCGGGAAACGCGATGAGCTCGTATCATCGGGCGCCTCGATGACCTGGCACGATCTGGTGCTCTATCTCATCGGCCGCCATGCCGGTGCCACCGCGGCGCAGGAAGTGGCGCGCTCCTTCGCCCTCCAATGGCATCAGGACGGCTTGGCGCCCTATATGGTGTTCGAGGGGCGCAACGATCATGGCGACCTTGCCATCAGGGCCGCGCAGGATTGGGTGGCGTCGCATTTCTCGGTCGCCAATCCGCTGGAGGAGATGATCAAGCGCGCAGGTTTGACCGAGCGCACCTTCAAGCGCCGCTTCACCAGCGCCACGGGCCTGAGCCCGATCGCCTATGTGCAGCGCCTGCGCATCGAGGATGCCAAGCGCCGCTTGGAGCGGACCGAGGTTGCCGTCGACGAGATCAGCTGGCTGGTGGGCTATGAGGAAGCGGCCTTCTTCCGCCGCCTGTTCAAACGC